The nucleotide sequence TCCCTTCATTTTCAACAAATAGAATACTAAACCAATCTAAGACCTTTACTTCTTCACCAAGCATAAAGCTGGTTTTTATATAAATCTTCGAAATTTGATCGATTAAAAGAACAATAAATATAATTAAGCCTGCTTTCTTTAAAGACATTTCTTTTTTTGTTAAAAACGCACCAAAAATAGTAATTATTTAGTTTTTCGCACGCTTATATCACCATTAATAGAAGTTAATTTAATTTGATGCATTCCGAAGAGATCTTTGGCGACTGAAACCTCACCATGTCGACTCTTAGCGTTTATTTCTCCAGAGATTACCTGCGCAGTAATATCTCCTTTATAGGTATTAACCGTGCAGTTTCCATCAAAGTTTTCCAAAATACAATATCCTCGCTGAAGATTGGCCGTAAAATTATCGAATTTGCCTTTCACAATGATCGAAGCTGAATTTGAGCTTATACTGACCTTTTTTCCTTCCGGTAAATAAAGATCAACTTCAAAAGAAAACACTTTGTGTGCACTCAGCTTATCAAAACCTCCAACTAAACGCTCTGGATATTGAGTTTCTAAAATCAAGATTCCGTTTTCAAGCTTTGTTCTTAATTGGATGTTGTTATAATACTCCCCTTCAGAATGGGTATTAAATTTTACTGTTTCTCGATCCTCACTATAAACATTGATTTTAAAAACCTCATCAGCCTCAAAGATAATTTCTTCAAAATCTGAGCTAAGAATATTTTGCGTGTCTTTTTGTGCAAAAAGAACACCATAGCTACTAAAAAAACATAGTGCTATTAAAACCACATATTTCTGTGAACGACTCATCAATTATAAAGCAACAAAAAACGCTCCCAAAATAAAAGGAGCGTTTTTTATTGATCTTATACAAAGATTATTTTTGCATGTTTTTAGCTTCGATGCTTAGTGTTGCGTGGGGCACTAACCTTAAGCGATCTTTATTAATTAACTTACCAGTTACACGGCAAATTCCGTAAGTTTTATTCTCTATTCGCGTTAAAGCGTTTTTAAGATCTCTTATAAACTTTTCCTGACGGATAGCTAATTGAGAGTTCGCTTCTTTGCTCATTGTTTCGCTACCTTCTTCAAAAGCTTTAAACGTAGGAGAGGTATCATCTGTACCGTTATTTCCATCGTTTTTATACGCATTTTGGTAGATCTCTAGTTGTTCTTTGGCTTTCGCGATTTTACCTTGAATTAGCTGCTTAAATTCAGCCAGGTCTGCATCGCTAAAACGCTCTTTTACATCGGTTGACATAGGCTCAGTTTTTTGTGATTAATAATTTAGTAGTAACATCATCAAATTCAACATCTACTCCATCGTTTACTACTTCTGCAAGTTCGAGTGCTGCAGTTAAAGTTTCAGTTTTGATATAGGTTATATTGTCATTAACGGCATCCTCGATAATACCGTCCTTTTGTAGGGTCACATTAATGGTGTCGGTTACTTCAAATCCACTATCTTTTCTCATATTCTGGATTCGATTAATCAATTCTCTAGCGACACCTTCTTTCTTTAATTCTTCAGAAATACTCACATCTAAAGCTACGGTTATATTTCCGCTGGAAGCTACCAACCAACCTTCGATATCCTGTGAACTTATTTCTACTTCACTAGCATCCAAAGTAATCAATTCTCCATTTACTTCAACAGCTATCTTTCCTTCTTTTTCGATGTGTGCAATATCTTCGGCCTGAAGCTGATTGATCTTCGCTACAACATGCTTCATTTCTTTTCCGAAACGAGGTCCTAAAACACGGAAATTCGGTTTTATTTGTTTCACTAAAATTCCTGAAGCATCATCGATAAGCTCTATTTCCTTTACATTCACTTCAGATTTGATTAGATCTTGAACGGCAAGAATTTCTTCTCCCTGTTGCTTATCTAATATCGGAATCATAATGCGTTGTAGTGGTTGTCTTACCTTAATCATTTCTTTTTTACGTAGCGATAGCACTAAGCTTGAAACAGTTTGTGCTTTCTCCATCTTACGCTCTAAAGATTTATCTACAAACTTCTCGTCGTAAATCGGGAACAAAGCAGTGTGAACTGAATCGTAATTTTCTTTATTACTAGTGCTGTTTAGATCTTTATACAAAGTATCCATAAAGAATGGCGCTACAGGAGCTCCAAGCTTCGCTACAGTTTCAAGACAAGTATATAAAGTTTGGTATGCTGAAATTTTATCCTGCTCGTAATCACCTTTCCAAAATCTTCTTCGGCTTAAACGTACAAACCAGTTACTAAGATTCTCCTGAACAAATTCTGAAATTGCTCTAGTTGCTCTAGTTGGCTCGTACTCTGCATAGAACTTATCTACTTTCGTTATAAGCGTATGTAGTTCTGAAAGAATCCAACGATCTATTTCTGGACGTTCTTCTAACGGAACATCGGCTTCTGCATACGTAAAGTTATCGATGTTTGCGTACAGCGTAAAGAACGAATACGTGTTATAAAGTGTTCCGAAAAATTTACGGCTTACCTCTCCTATTCCTTCAATATCAAACTTTAGGTTATCCCAAGGATTCGCATTGGCAATCATATACCAACGTGTCGCATCTGGACCGTAAGCGGCAAGTGTTTCAAAAGGATCTACTGCGTTACCAAGACGCTTAGACATTTTCTGCCCGTTTTTGTCTAAAACAAGTCCGTTTGAAACTACATTTTTATAAGCAACATCATCAAAAGTCATGGTTGCAATTGCATGTAAAGTATAGAACCAACCACGAGTTTGATCGACACCTTCTGCAATAAAATCGGCTTTACGCCAGTCTTTCTCTACTTTTTCTTTGTTTTCGAATGGGTAGTGCCATTGCGCATACGGCATAGAGCCAGAATCGAACCAAACGTCGATAAGATCGGCTTCACGCTTCATTGGATTTCCAGATTCAGAAACCAACGTAATTGTATCTACCACATTTTTATGAAGATCTACATTGGCGTAGTTCTCTTCACTCATATCACCGATTTTAAAATCGGAAAAAATATCTTTGTCCATCACTCCGGCTTCCACAGCTTTGGTGATTTCTATTTTTAATTCTTCAACAGAACCAATTATTTTTTCTTCTCTACCATCTTCGGTTCTCCAAATTGGTAGTGGAATTCCCCAATATCGGCTTCTAGATAGGTTCCAATCGTTAGCATTCGCCAACCAGTTTCCAAAACGACCTTCTCCGGTAGATTTAGGTTTCCAGTTAATACCCGTATTCAGCTCGTGCATACGATCTTTAACATCGGTCACTTTAATAAACCAGGAATCTAACGGGTAATATAAAATTGGCTTATCGGTACGCCAACAGTTTGGATAACTATGGACATATTTTTCAACCTTAAAAGCTCTGTTTTCTTCCTTCAGCTTAATAGCGATTTCTACATCTACAGATTTTTCAGGCGCCTCACCATTATCGTAATATTCGTTCTTCACATATTTACCGGCAAATTCGCCCATTTCTGGTCTAAATTTCCCCTGTAAATCAACTAGTGGAACTAGATTATCATTATCGTCTTTCACCAACATTGGCGGCACTGCAGGAGTTGCTTGTTTGGCAACCATAGCATCGTCTGCACCAAAAGTAGGCGCAGTATGCACAATACCGGTACCATCTTCTGTAGTTACAAAATCTCCTGAAATTACACGGAATGCATTCTCTGGGTTCTCATAAGGCAGCGCATATGGCAATAATTGCTCATATTCGATTCCTACTAGATCTTTCCCTAAGTAAGTTTCTCCAATTAAGAAAGGTATTTTTTTATCGCCTTCTTTGTAAGCTTTTAGTTCTTCTTCGCTCTCTACTTGCTTAAATTTCTTATCGAATTGTTTCGCTACAAGCGGTTTACCTACCAAAATATTAATAGACTCGAACGTATATTGATTGTAGGTTTTTACCGCTACATATTCGATTTTTGGACCAACAGTAAGCGCGGTGTTACTAGGAAGCGTCCAAGGAGTAGTTGTCCAGGCAATTAAGAATACATCTTCAGTAAATTCTTTTAATCCCGCAGGTAATGTTTCTTTTTTAGATTTGAACATTGCGGTTACCGTAGTATCCGAAACATCCTGATAGGTTCCCGGCTGATTAAGCTCATGAGAACTTAAACCAGTTCCTGCTTTTGGAGAATAGGGTTGGATGGTATAGCCTTTATAAATAAGACCTTTGTTATAGATCTGTTTTAGCAAATACCAAACCGTCTCCATATATTTTGGCTTGTAGGTAATATATGGATCGTCCATATCTACCCAATATCCCATTTTTTCAGTTAGGTCGTTCCACACATCGGTGTAACGCATTACCGCATTCTTACAAGCCTCGTTATATTGCTCTACACTAATTTTAGTGCCTATATCTTCTTTGGTGATTCCAAGTTCTTTTTCAACACCAAGCTCTACCGGAAGACCATGAGTATCCCAACCTGCTTTACGTTTAACTTGAAATCCTTTTTGAGTTTTATAGCGACAAAAAATATCCTTAATTGCTCTTGCCATCACGTGGTGAATTCCCGGCAATCCGTTTGCTGATGGCGGGCCTTCAAAAAACACAAATGGCTTTTCACCCTCACGTGAAGTTATACTCTTTTCAAATATTTGGTTTTCTTTCCAATATTTTAATGTCTCCTCTGCAACTTTTGGTAAGTCAAGTCCTTTATATTCAGGGAACTTTGTGCTCATTTCCTCAAAATTTCTAATGATGTGCGAAAATAAGGAATTTTGCTAAAATAGCCGTTGCTATCTGCTTAAATTAGCCAATCTTGGGAATAATAACCCACAGGTAAAACCGAATTAAACAAAACGTAATATAACAGCTTGATTTTTACGTTGTTTTTAAAGTAGTTAAGACTTTAGCTATTAGCTTGTGGCGATCAACTTTCAGCATGATTTGAATTCACATAAAAAAGTGTCATCTCAACCGGAGCGGAGAGATTTCTCAATTTCAGCTCGGTCGAGATGATACCGAATTTCATTCTTCAAAATTCAACATAAAAATATCTATTTTTCTATGCTCTGTAGTCTAGATTCTAAAAGCGCATCGATCTAATATCCAACTACAGTTTATAAGCCACTTTAAATAGCAGAACTCTTGGTTGCAAATAAACTCGACGATCGGTGACGATAAATTCTGAAAATGAATTTTCTCTACGGAAGTTAGCATCTAGCATATTAAGCGCTTCAACTTCAAAACTCCACGGGCTATCCATCTTATTGTAAAATAAAGAGGCGTTTCCTACCTGAAATCTATTTACCTGATTGGTTTCCTGATTTTTATAATAATTATATTCATAATCAGCTTTCAGAATAAATCCGTCCCAAAAATCATATTCTAATCGTGCAAACGGAGTAAACTTTACAAATCTATTCTGAAAAGTATCCGATCCAAAAGCACTAAAATCATGATCGTATCCTATATCGAGATTCGGTAATTTTTTAAATGTAGTGCGCGCCCGCAACCCATAACCATAATTTTCTGAATCATAATCAATGGTATTCTCGTTTATAATTCGGCTAGTATTTGCTAAAGATGCATTGGCATCGACAGTAAAACGATAATCGCTTATACGCTTAGTAAAAGAACCACGAAAACTATAAGTTTCATTTGGTAAATCGGTATACACCGGACTTGAAATCTGATTAATTCCTTCTAAAATAGTGGTATTTAAAATGGAATTTACCCGATTGGAATAATTAAAAAAGAAATTGTAATTGATGCCTTTAAACAGGCTAAACTTGTAATAGCTTAATAACAGCGTGTGGTATAATTGATTTTCAAGATCTTCATTGCCCCGATAAATGCGGTTAAAACTACTCAACCGATAGCGATTTGCATAGCTTGAAGCATTATTAAAACTAGACCGCATTCTATAATTTAAGCGTAATTTTTCTGAACCGCCAAGTTTGTATTCACTCTCGAATTCTGGCAATACTACTGGTTTTGTTTCATTTGAAATATTTTCTGAAAACTGAGTAACCTGCCATAAGTAATAATGATAAAACAATCCAGGTTTTAAAATAAGATCACCAAACATGGTTTTATACTGAAAACCTACATATTGATCGACCAATCGATAATGAACATCGTTATTAAAACCGGCTTCATTGAAATTATTAATTTCTCCTGAATCCAATTGTTGTTCATCGAGTGTGCTGTAACGCTGATCTGAGAAATTAACACCTAAAGCAGGATAAATATGATTGGTGTTATTAAGAACCCAATAATGTTTTATATCCAAATTTGCCTGATTGACCGTAGTGTTTACTTGCTGAAATAAATGTAGACTATCTTCTTCTACAAACGGAATAATCGTATTAAAAATAGGCTGATTGAATAACCAATCTTTATCGTTTTCATTCTTTGAAAATTTATAATCGAAATTGACTGTTGACGTATGCTCAAAAGAAAATTGTTTACTATAACTTAAATTTTGAGTAAAATCGAGCCCCTGCGGACTCGTAGTTGTGCTAATAAACGTGGAATCAATCGGAGTTACCGAATTTAAAATTCCGTCGCTAGTGGCCGAAGATGTTTTTACATAGGCATCGTAAGTAAGATCTTCATCGGCATTTGGGCGATAACGCAGCTGCAATTTATTCAGTGTAAAAAACAGGTCGTTATTTTCTTGCGTTTCCCGAGATTCATCCAGCCCGCGATCTTCATCAATATAAGTGATGTTATATTCTTCCCGTGTTTCAAGCTTGTTATTCGAAATAATGGTGTAAGCATTCAGATCTAAATTGTTGGATATTTGCTGGGCGATATTAAAAGCTCCAAATTCATTTTTGTTATACGTAAAATCTTCATTTTGTAAAAATTGGGCGAAGTCGTCATTATAAATACTACTTGCATTTGGGCGATCCATTAGTGATAAATAACCACCTTCAAAATTGATATAATCCTGCATAGAAAACGACTTTTGCCCAGTATTATTAAAATCGCCTATGACGTTTACTGAAGTTTTAGGACTGTAGTAAAATAAGGTTGGATGAATGGTATAGCGATCTTCCACACCTCCCCCGGCTTCAATATCGCCAAAAGCAAAATTCTTTTTGCCTTCAGATAATTTGATGTTCATTGCCATTTTATCACTATCCTCTAGCCCTTTTAAAAATGGAATTTCACTATAATTATCGAGCACCTCGACCTCATCTACAGCATCGGCAGGAATATTTTCTACGGCTAGTTTAGAATCTCCGGTAAAAAAAGTTTTTCCGTCGACCATTAGTTTATCGACCTTTTTACCATTTACGGTAATAGTTCCTTCACGGTCGACTTCCACGCCCGGTAGTTTATTTAAGACTTCACGGAGTTTACGTTCGGCGCCGGTTTTAAAAACATCGGTACGGTAAATTATGGTATCTTCTTTAACTACCACCGCCATTTTCTTTTTGATGAGCACTTCTTCCAGGCTTTCGTTACTGGCCTGCATGGTATAATTTTTCTGAACATCACGGCGGGCAATAATCGAATCGATAATTTTTTGATAGCCTAAATAACTAATTTCGATTACGTAACTACTGTCTTTTTCCAGGTTAAGGCGATAACGTCCTTTTTCATCGGAAATGGAAAACGCCATATTTAGATCGTCACTATCTGGGATCGCAATAAGATTTGCGCCATGAAGCGGCACATTAACCGAATCTTTAACGGTGCCGGTGAAGGTTTGGGCTTTAGCCCCGAACATACACAATCCCAAAATAAAAAGTAAGAGTGAGTTTAATTTCAATTTAATTGCCTAAATCCTTAGTCATTTCTTTACCAATTTCATCAAATTCCTTTAAAGAGATAATATCCCCATCAATTGGTCTGTGTATTTTATTTACTTTGATTTCTTTTATTTTTTTAACGGTATAGGTCTTCTTACCTCTTTTCAATTCCAAGATCAAACCTGGTAAATTACCATAATTAGCAGGGCCAAAAGGAATATTAATTTCAGGAGCATACCAAGCCACTAAATTCCATTGCTTTTTACCCTTACCGGTTTCGTATTCCTGGACAGCTGTTGCTTTATAGGTTTTTATTCCATCTATCGTTTTAGATTCCTTTTTTAAATTCCAATCTATTGCGTCCAAATTTGACTTTATAATGTAGGTTTTACCATAAGCAAGAGTTTTATACAGTGATAGATTTTCATCAAGATTATTATAATAAATACCCCTTAAACTTGCCTGTATTTTTGCAGCTTCTAAACCATCGATGCCATCATTTTTCATCGAACTATTCATCTGGAAAACACTTTCGCTACCCAATACATTTAAAGTATACGAAATATACTTAAAATTTTGCTCGTATTTTAAGAAAGATTCTTTTGTTCTTTGAGAAACCCGGTTCTTTTGTTCTTCATCTAAAAGTCCATCAGTACTTACTCCATAAACAACTTGTAGAGATTGTGCTGTTGCTTTAAAACTCAGAAATAAAAATAAAGTAATAAATAAATATTTCATACCTATAAAGATATGGATACTCTAAAATGAGAGTATCCATAATTCTTATGTTTGCTAAATTAATTTCCTTCTTCCATACATTCGTCATACTCTTTGATGAATGCATCATATTTTTCTTGATGAGTACCATCTGTTTCATTGAACTCTTCATCAGCTTTTTCAAAACAGGTTTGCTCGACTTTCCTTGGCATAAATGAGGTTGATGCATTTAATGCAAATGCTAAAAACATCGTAAATAGAAATGTTATTCTTTTCATCATTAAAAAAATTTTAGTGATAAATAAAAAAACAACCGACAAATTGCGCAATAAATCGTTGAATAACATAAACCTACATCTTTTTATGGGGGGAGGAATCATGACTGTTAAAATTAACGTCCTGAGCTAAAATAGGGGAAAAACACCCTATCCAATCTTTATTGCACGAACAAAGAAAAAGCCATATTAAGATTGTTACTATCTGGGATCGTAATAAGCTTAGCACCATGAAGCGGCGCATTAGCGGAATCCTTTACAGTGCCGGTGTAGGTTTGGGCCGAAGTTTTGAGTGCACTAATTGCAACTATAGCAATTATGGACAGGAATTTTGTCAAATAAAATTAATTAAAAATGTAACAATCTAAAAGATCTTGATTATATGTTTCAAAAAAGATAAAGAGACATCGGATATAATAAGCTTAACAGCTTTAAAACCTATTTTCAAATGCTTTTATCACCATTTTGTCATATTCATTTTCTGTTACATACTTACCTTCCAAAATAAAATTGATATTAACTAATTCTTTATCATTCAGTAATTCTATTTTTTTCAAAGTAGTTACTCTACCATTATTCTTCAAGCATATAATCAATCCCGGTAGACCACCATACCCATCTGGCCCATAAGGTAAAGAAATATCAGGGGCATACCATGCGATTAAATCAATTTCATGAAACCCTGTAGGACTATTAATTGTTTCCTTCGCCACAGCCTTATAACATTCAAAACTGCTTATTTTTAATTGTTCTTTAGTCAGTGTCCAATTAATTTTCTTCTTATTAATTAAAAAAAAATTCCCTAAAAACTCTTTTTTATGAATAACATTTTTTTTTCTTCTATCGAAATATGTTTGACCAGTAAACCCAGATAAAGCTCTCGTATATGCTTCAAATGATTTATTAGTTTCAATGCTCATATTATCAACTTTTTTAAACAAAGCATTTTGTGTATTAAATGACAATATAAAATCTTGTTCATGAAGCATTTTAATCGCTTTTTGAAATTTAGAGTTAACATTCTCCTTGTTGGCATCGTTTAATAATCTTTTCTTATAATAAGCATAACCGTTCTGCCCCTTAAAAAACAAGAGGTTAATACCATTAAAATAACAACAAGGGAAGTTTTTGTATTCATTTAAAATACTGAAAAATTGAACTGAGTTTTAAATTAATATCCACCATGAGCTATACATGTATCATAGGCTTCATACCAAATTGTCATGAACTCATCATAAGTTATTACAGTAGTGAATTCATTCAACATGTCATTTTGATAATCTCCAGCTGTATTCTCTGCTAAATCAAAACATGTTATCTGATTCTCAATAACCTCATCTTTAGCATTCAAGTCCAAACTAAAAATAGAACAGAAAAAAATACCAATCGCTAAAAATATAAATCTGCTTTTCATAAATAAAAAATTTAAAGGTTAATAAAATAATAATCAACCGACAAACTGCGCAATAAATCGTTGAATAACATGAATCTACACCTTTTTAAGGGGGGGGGAGCAAATCAAAACTGTTAAATTTAACGTCCTGGTCTAAAATAGGGGAAAAACACCCTTTAATATTTTCATCAGAAATTGAAAACGCCATATTAAGCACATCACTATCTGAGATCGCAATAAGCTTAGCGCCATGGAGTGGCGCATTAGTAGAATCTTAACGGTACCGGAATGGATTGTTTGGGCATTAGCGCCAAACATACACAATCCTAAAATAAAAAGTAAGTATGAGTTTAGTTTCAATAAAAAGCTTATTAATTAAATTACAGACGATTACCAACAGATTGTTCATACTTTTTATTCATCTCTTTTTCTGAGATTTCTTCCCCAGACGGTTTTTTAATTTTTAATGCCTTTTTGCTTATTTCAATTGATTCCGCTTCGTATTGAGCAGGGAAATTCGATTTCACTTCAAGTTTTAAAATTAAACCAGGCAATCCACCATAACCTATAGGTCCATATTCATTAGGAATTTCGGGGGTGAACCATGCAACTACTGGTGATTCGAAAACTCCGCTTCGGTTTTTAACAACTTCTGTTGTTGTTGCCTTAAAACACCTATAACCATTAATGCTTTTGGTTTCCTTACTAATCTCCCAATTCATATCCCATGAGCTTTTAATTAGAAAAGTTTTATCAAATGCCTCTGTTTGTTTCAGTAGTAATTTATCTTTTTGAAATTGATAAAATGTATTATTTAGTTTTAACATTGCGGTTGCAGCCTCAAATTTTGATGATACATCCCTTTCCATCTGCTGTTCCATTGAATAAACGGCAACCACAGAATTAAACTTCAGCTTGGTTTTAATAGCTTCAATATCTTTTTGAGAGCTTTCAACTATATCGGCTATAATAGACGAACCTCGTTTATATTTTTCATCTTTATCATTCAGTGGTTTATAGCCAAGTTTCACATTATAGGTGATTTCTCCTGAAAAACTCTGACTAAAAGCTGAGAATTTCAGTCCGAAGAGAAAAAGTATTATAATCTTTCTTTTTAGCATAACTTTTAGTTAAAAATTGTAATTAAAGGTGCAATTAATTGCCTAAATTCTTCATCACTTTAGCGCCGATCTCTTCAAACTCTGCCTGCGTGACCCGCTTACCTTTGCTTGGTCTTTCGATTTCTATGTTTTCTTTTTCTTCTATACTTTCAACAGTATAGGTTTTCTTGTTCCTTTCCAATTCCAAAATAAGCCCCGGTAAATTTCCAT is from Zunongwangia endophytica and encodes:
- a CDS encoding GLPGLI family protein, whose product is MFFKGQNGYAYYKKRLLNDANKENVNSKFQKAIKMLHEQDFILSFNTQNALFKKVDNMSIETNKSFEAYTRALSGFTGQTYFDRRKKNVIHKKEFLGNFFLINKKKINWTLTKEQLKISSFECYKAVAKETINSPTGFHEIDLIAWYAPDISLPYGPDGYGGLPGLIICLKNNGRVTTLKKIELLNDKELVNINFILEGKYVTENEYDKMVIKAFENRF
- a CDS encoding TraR/DksA family transcriptional regulator, producing MSTDVKERFSDADLAEFKQLIQGKIAKAKEQLEIYQNAYKNDGNNGTDDTSPTFKAFEEGSETMSKEANSQLAIRQEKFIRDLKNALTRIENKTYGICRVTGKLINKDRLRLVPHATLSIEAKNMQK
- a CDS encoding GLPGLI family protein — its product is MKYLFITLFLFLSFKATAQSLQVVYGVSTDGLLDEEQKNRVSQRTKESFLKYEQNFKYISYTLNVLGSESVFQMNSSMKNDGIDGLEAAKIQASLRGIYYNNLDENLSLYKTLAYGKTYIIKSNLDAIDWNLKKESKTIDGIKTYKATAVQEYETGKGKKQWNLVAWYAPEINIPFGPANYGNLPGLILELKRGKKTYTVKKIKEIKVNKIHRPIDGDIISLKEFDEIGKEMTKDLGN
- a CDS encoding GLPGLI family protein; this translates as MLKRKIIILFLFGLKFSAFSQSFSGEITYNVKLGYKPLNDKDEKYKRGSSIIADIVESSQKDIEAIKTKLKFNSVVAVYSMEQQMERDVSSKFEAATAMLKLNNTFYQFQKDKLLLKQTEAFDKTFLIKSSWDMNWEISKETKSINGYRCFKATTTEVVKNRSGVFESPVVAWFTPEIPNEYGPIGYGGLPGLILKLEVKSNFPAQYEAESIEISKKALKIKKPSGEEISEKEMNKKYEQSVGNRL
- a CDS encoding TonB-dependent receptor, whose product is MFGAKAQTFTGTVKDSVNVPLHGANLIAIPDSDDLNMAFSISDEKGRYRLNLEKDSSYVIEISYLGYQKIIDSIIARRDVQKNYTMQASNESLEEVLIKKKMAVVVKEDTIIYRTDVFKTGAERKLREVLNKLPGVEVDREGTITVNGKKVDKLMVDGKTFFTGDSKLAVENIPADAVDEVEVLDNYSEIPFLKGLEDSDKMAMNIKLSEGKKNFAFGDIEAGGGVEDRYTIHPTLFYYSPKTSVNVIGDFNNTGQKSFSMQDYINFEGGYLSLMDRPNASSIYNDDFAQFLQNEDFTYNKNEFGAFNIAQQISNNLDLNAYTIISNNKLETREEYNITYIDEDRGLDESRETQENNDLFFTLNKLQLRYRPNADEDLTYDAYVKTSSATSDGILNSVTPIDSTFISTTTSPQGLDFTQNLSYSKQFSFEHTSTVNFDYKFSKNENDKDWLFNQPIFNTIIPFVEEDSLHLFQQVNTTVNQANLDIKHYWVLNNTNHIYPALGVNFSDQRYSTLDEQQLDSGEINNFNEAGFNNDVHYRLVDQYVGFQYKTMFGDLILKPGLFYHYYLWQVTQFSENISNETKPVVLPEFESEYKLGGSEKLRLNYRMRSSFNNASSYANRYRLSSFNRIYRGNEDLENQLYHTLLLSYYKFSLFKGINYNFFFNYSNRVNSILNTTILEGINQISSPVYTDLPNETYSFRGSFTKRISDYRFTVDANASLANTSRIINENTIDYDSENYGYGLRARTTFKKLPNLDIGYDHDFSAFGSDTFQNRFVKFTPFARLEYDFWDGFILKADYEYNYYKNQETNQVNRFQVGNASLFYNKMDSPWSFEVEALNMLDANFRRENSFSEFIVTDRRVYLQPRVLLFKVAYKL
- the ileS gene encoding isoleucine--tRNA ligase; protein product: MSTKFPEYKGLDLPKVAEETLKYWKENQIFEKSITSREGEKPFVFFEGPPSANGLPGIHHVMARAIKDIFCRYKTQKGFQVKRKAGWDTHGLPVELGVEKELGITKEDIGTKISVEQYNEACKNAVMRYTDVWNDLTEKMGYWVDMDDPYITYKPKYMETVWYLLKQIYNKGLIYKGYTIQPYSPKAGTGLSSHELNQPGTYQDVSDTTVTAMFKSKKETLPAGLKEFTEDVFLIAWTTTPWTLPSNTALTVGPKIEYVAVKTYNQYTFESINILVGKPLVAKQFDKKFKQVESEEELKAYKEGDKKIPFLIGETYLGKDLVGIEYEQLLPYALPYENPENAFRVISGDFVTTEDGTGIVHTAPTFGADDAMVAKQATPAVPPMLVKDDNDNLVPLVDLQGKFRPEMGEFAGKYVKNEYYDNGEAPEKSVDVEIAIKLKEENRAFKVEKYVHSYPNCWRTDKPILYYPLDSWFIKVTDVKDRMHELNTGINWKPKSTGEGRFGNWLANANDWNLSRSRYWGIPLPIWRTEDGREEKIIGSVEELKIEITKAVEAGVMDKDIFSDFKIGDMSEENYANVDLHKNVVDTITLVSESGNPMKREADLIDVWFDSGSMPYAQWHYPFENKEKVEKDWRKADFIAEGVDQTRGWFYTLHAIATMTFDDVAYKNVVSNGLVLDKNGQKMSKRLGNAVDPFETLAAYGPDATRWYMIANANPWDNLKFDIEGIGEVSRKFFGTLYNTYSFFTLYANIDNFTYAEADVPLEERPEIDRWILSELHTLITKVDKFYAEYEPTRATRAISEFVQENLSNWFVRLSRRRFWKGDYEQDKISAYQTLYTCLETVAKLGAPVAPFFMDTLYKDLNSTSNKENYDSVHTALFPIYDEKFVDKSLERKMEKAQTVSSLVLSLRKKEMIKVRQPLQRIMIPILDKQQGEEILAVQDLIKSEVNVKEIELIDDASGILVKQIKPNFRVLGPRFGKEMKHVVAKINQLQAEDIAHIEKEGKIAVEVNGELITLDASEVEISSQDIEGWLVASSGNITVALDVSISEELKKEGVARELINRIQNMRKDSGFEVTDTINVTLQKDGIIEDAVNDNITYIKTETLTAALELAEVVNDGVDVEFDDVTTKLLITKN